In one Nicotiana tomentosiformis chromosome 6, ASM39032v3, whole genome shotgun sequence genomic region, the following are encoded:
- the LOC104102966 gene encoding F-box protein At3g47030-like: MEKKKIVAIGVIQYLNQSCFSKLHSLVSTNGLVCLWNFYGDVAVLNPFTREHIFLPNCQQPLIGCCSLGFDPTTKKYKVIKAHWILGGRNSCEVRYWIYTIGVDKIWREIPDCANIFPIYNFVYIGGVIYCVNRLSKPYNIAAFSVEEEKLIRMILLPDGILAKNSKIVEMKGQVALLDLKNIRGDGYVSLHVLNGTGKTKTWVKHIIALPL, encoded by the exons ATGGAGAAAAAGAAGATTGTTGCCATTG GTGTCATTCAGTACTTGAATCAGTCATGTTTCAGTAAGCTTCACTCTCTGGTATCGACCAATGGCTTAGTTTGTCTATGGAACTTTTATGGAGATGTTGCTGTTCTTAATCCTTTTACACGAGAACATATCTTTCTTCCTAATTGTCAACAACCTTTAATCGGTTGTTGCTCCCTGGGATTTGATCCCACCACCAAAAAATATAAAGTAATCAAGGCACACTGGATACTAGGGGGTCGAAATTCATGTGAAGTGAGATACTGGATTTACACTATCGGGGTGGACAAAATATGGAGGGAGATTCCTGACTGCGCCAACATTTTCCCTATATACAATTTTGTTTATATCGGCGGAGTCATTTATTGTGTAAATAGGCTTTCAAAGCCTTACAATATAGCTGCATtcagtgttgaagaagaaaagTTGATTAGAATGATCTTGTTACCTGATGGGATATTGGCAAAAAATTCAAAGATAGTGGAAATGAAGGGACAAGTTGCACTTCTAGATCTCAAAAATATTAGAGGCGATGGCTACGTTAGTTTGCATGTTCTCAATGGTACTGGTAAAACTAAGACATGGGTGAAACATATAATTGCGCTACCATTATAG